TATCTCCAGCTGTTCCCGACAGGCATTCAGGGAAGGAAAATCCGCATCACAGTCCAGGACCTCGTCGGCCATTAACTGAGTGTCCTGCTGAACGGCAGGTGTCTCAAACGTTAATGTGGAAAGCCTGTAATTAGGTGGAAGGTGCTTGGGCACAAGAGTGGGATCGCTGCCGGCTGACGCCAGCGTGTACTCCAGAACGTTGAGCAGTTCCCTGATATTGCCGGGCCAGGGGTTTGCCGTCAGTGTTTCAAGCAACTGTTTGGATATCGCCTTGGGCTCAAGATTATATCTGTTTGAAAGCTCATGAACCTTTTTTAAAACAATTTCTTCAATATCGTTTCCCCTGTCGCGCAGCGGGGGCAGATGAATTTCCATGGCCCTTATCCGGTAAAGAAAATCTTCCCTGAAAAGATTATCTTTTACCAGCTGATCAAGGTCCAGATTTGTAGCGGAAATCAGACGTATATCCACTTTTATCTCTTTTTTCCCCCCAAGACGGCGGACCGATCTTTCCTGAAGTGTCCTTAACAATGCCTTCTGGATTGACAGGGGCAGATCGCCGACTTCATCAAGCATCAAGGTGCCGCCGTCTGCCTGGACAATCAGACCGTCCTGTTTATATACGGCGCCGGTAAACGCGCCTTTTTCATGCCCGAAAAGGGTGCTTTCAATCAGGGACTCGGTCAAAGACGCGCAATCAACCGCCACAAATGGTTTTGATGCCCGCTTGCTGTTTTCATGGACTGCTTTGGCGAACAGCTCTTTACCGGTTCCGGTTTCTCCTGTGACCAGAACACCGGCATCGGTTGAGGCAGCTTTGCCCACTTCATCCAGGCATCTTTTCAGGGCAGGGGATTCACCAATAATTTTTGACCGCTTCAAAAGGATCAGTTCACGGGATGAAAGCTTCTCCTTGCGATAGTGCAGGGCCCGTTGAATGGGAAGGCTGACATCATCAAGGCGAAATGGTTTTTGCACAAAATCCCATGCACCGTTTTTAAATGCCATCTCAGCCCCCCTGGCATCGCCGGTGCCGGTAATGATTATAATTTCCGGAGCAGAGGGCAGCGCCACAAGATTAGGCATGATATCCAGCCCATTGCCGTCCGGCAGCTCAAGATCAAGTAAAATGATGTCAAAATCATTTTGGCCGCTCAATGCCTTTGCTTCTTTTACGCTTTTGGCCGTAAAAGTTTCACAATCCATTTTTGCAAGAAGGGCTTCAAAAAATAGACGGATGTTTGGGTCATCATCGATAATCAGTACACGAAACATAGGAACCTTTTTTTAATTCATCGCTTTTTCAATTGTCAATGACAGCTCGGCGGACGTCATGGGCTTCATCACCATATCTGCAATACCGGCATCCCGGCACTTCTCTTCAGTCAGGCC
This window of the uncultured Desulfobacter sp. genome carries:
- a CDS encoding sigma-54 dependent transcriptional regulator — its product is MFRVLIIDDDPNIRLFFEALLAKMDCETFTAKSVKEAKALSGQNDFDIILLDLELPDGNGLDIMPNLVALPSAPEIIIITGTGDARGAEMAFKNGAWDFVQKPFRLDDVSLPIQRALHYRKEKLSSRELILLKRSKIIGESPALKRCLDEVGKAASTDAGVLVTGETGTGKELFAKAVHENSKRASKPFVAVDCASLTESLIESTLFGHEKGAFTGAVYKQDGLIVQADGGTLMLDEVGDLPLSIQKALLRTLQERSVRRLGGKKEIKVDIRLISATNLDLDQLVKDNLFREDFLYRIRAMEIHLPPLRDRGNDIEEIVLKKVHELSNRYNLEPKAISKQLLETLTANPWPGNIRELLNVLEYTLASAGSDPTLVPKHLPPNYRLSTLTFETPAVQQDTQLMADEVLDCDADFPSLNACREQLEINYLTRLMKKADGDRKTACRLSGVSQARLYALLNKYNLPGFGSYQ